Proteins encoded by one window of Arachis hypogaea cultivar Tifrunner chromosome 1, arahy.Tifrunner.gnm2.J5K5, whole genome shotgun sequence:
- the LOC112711010 gene encoding uncharacterized protein, producing the protein MFCIRHIESNFLRKFKAPYLQKLIVNIGYSRTTREYQMRYERLKERGETYTNWLDRIPREQYALAFDGGYRWGHMTTNLVECINSVLKGARNLPVTALVKATFYRLNELFTRKRAEAEARISAGLMFSEMVTTKLNANQRASGNIQVSCFDRENEVFEVREMPSGVEYAVDLRHYRCDCGEFQVDRIPCRHVFACCANQRLDWKVFVNDVYKMDQIRRVYRARFRPLGNPATWPAYHGPRFVGNPFLRRVAKGRPKMTRFLNEMDTRMLRRPRRCKQCGAEGHSRSRCRQSGRPSAGATD; encoded by the exons atgttttgcatcaggcatatTGAGTCCAACTTCTTGAGGAAGTTCAAAGCACCTTACCTGCAGAAGCTTATCGTCAACATTG GATATTCAAGGACAACCAGGGAGTACCAGATGCGTTATGAACGATTAAAGGAACGGGGTGAGACATACACCAATTGGCTTGATCGGATCCCTCGTGAGCAGTATGCTTTGGCATTTGATGGTGGTTACCGATGGGGTCACATGACCACCAATCTTGTGGAATGTATCAACTCCGTCCTAAAGGGTGCACGCAATCTCCCAGTCACTGCACTTGTTAAGGCGACATTTTACAGGCTGAATGAGTTGTTCACTAGGAAAAGAGCTGAGGCTGAAGCCCGAATCAGTGCTGGACTTATGTTCTCTGAGATGGTGACAACCAAGCTGAATGCAAATCAACGAGCTTCAGGTAACATACAGGTGAGCTGTTTTGATAGAGAAAATGAAGTCTTCGAAGTACGCGAGATGCCTAGTGGGGTTGAGTATGCAGTTGACCTGCGCCACTATCGGTGTGATTGTGGTGAATTCCAGGTTGACCGAATTCCGTGTAGGCACGTGTTTGCGTGTTGTGCAAATCAGAGGTTGGATTGGAAAGTGTTCGTTAATGACGTTTACAAGATGGACCAAATTCGAAGAGTATACAGGGCTAGGTTTCGACCACTGGGAAATCCGGCAACGTGGCCTGCTTATCATGGACCTAGATTCGTTGGAAACCCGTTCCTAAGACGGGTTGCCAAGGGCCGGCCGAAGATGACCcgcttcttgaatgagatggacacccGTATGTTGCGTCGCCCGAGGCGATGCAAGCAATGCGGTGCAGAGGGCCATAGTCGCAGTAGATGTCGTCAAAGTGGTAGACCGAGTGCAGGTGCAACCGACTAG
- the LOC112790290 gene encoding zinc finger CCCH domain-containing protein 18 produces MGSEEEKVLEKQLEHQLQEQRDSLSAIDDALLADPSNTELLAVHGELVQAIKDAEEGLLHLKRARLLQEADLVLHSTNLFAEEEKVEALDPTDVEPEPLEESCYSVGSKCRFRHKDGRWYNGQVVQLDKSAAKLSFLTPTSENMLICKFFLQQRCRFGTNCRLSHGVDVQLSSLKKYVPTIWKPSLAGSSIWAVSNAHGGIWKRAELESWDEDVGAGQVVFRDDGSSAKLGAEEMVLSEYAEVSDTESDSSLEHSDSSDYEEEELQGLGFLESTNLQRGVQTETAIFAKWENHTRGVASKMMANMGYREGMGLGVTGQGMLDPITVKVLPAKQSLDHALESQKGEEDTEKQSKKRSRGGKRKRDKKFMEAIRAAKEEESNVDVFTLINNQLAVHGQALNGGSGKKQSKDSAEGKKVDRRTLIAYEDEVKDLKLRVEKLEAIVNINRKEKAVYEAAMRKLAETRKALAEAEATHASASNAVVSKEKEKRWLKF; encoded by the exons ATGGGTAGCGAAGAAGAGAAGGTTCTAGAGAAACAACTTGAGCATCAATTGCAAGAGCAAAGGGATTCTCTCTCTGCTATCGACGACGCTCTTCTCGCTGATCCATCCAACACCGAGCTTCTCGCG GTTCATGGGGAGCTTGTTCAGGCAATTAAGGATGCAGAGGAAGGACTTCTTCACCTAAAACGGGCCAGATTATTACAGGAAGCAGATTTGGTGTTGCACAGCACTAATCTTTTTGCTGAAGAAGAGAAAGTAGAGGCTCTTGATCCCACAGATGTTGAACCAGAGCCACTGGAGGAAAGTTGTTATTCTGTTGGATCTAAATGCAGATTCCGTCACAAAGATGGGAGATGGTACAATGGTCAAGTGGTACAGTTGGATAAGTCAGCAGCGAAGCTTTCATTCCTTACTCCTACATCTGAGAACATGCTG ATCTGCAAGTTCTTTTTACAACAACGATGTCGATTTGGTACTAACTGTCGCCTGTCACATG GAGTTGATGTTCAATTGTCCTCACTGAAGAAATATGTCCCAACAATATGGAAGCCATCCTTGGCGGGGTCGAGTATATGGGCAGTCTCAAATGCTCATGGGGGCATTTGGAAGCGAGCTGAGCTTGAGTCTTGGGACGAGGATGTCGGAGCTGGACAAGTTGTTTTCCGAGATGATGGAAGTTCAGCAAAGCTTGGGGCTGAAGAAATGGTATTGTCTGAGTATGCGGAAGTGAGTGACACAGAGAGTGATTCCAGCTTAGAACACTCCGACTCTAGTGACTATGAGGAAGAGGAATTGCAAGGTTTAGGATTTCTTGAGAGCACCAACCTACAAAGGGGTGTTCAGACTGAAACTGCTATATTTGCCAAGTGGGAGAACCACACTAGAGGCGTAGCATCGAAAATGATGGCTAATATGGGTTACCGAGAAGGAATGGGTTTAGGCGTAACTGGTCAGGGAATGCTAGATCCCATAACAGTGAAAGTCCTACCGGCAAAGCAATCCTTAGATCATGCACTTGAGTCTCAAAAAGGAGAAGAGGACACAGAGAAACAAAGCAAGAAACGGAGCCGAGGTGGTAAAAGAAAGCGCGATAAGAAATTCATGGAAGCAATTCGAGcagcaaaagaagaagaatcgAACGTAGACGTCTTTACACTAATAAATAATCAACTTGCAGTGCACGGCCAAGCTTTAAATGGTGGATCAGGGAAAAAGCAGAGCAAAGATTCCGCAGAAGGTAAAAAGGTGGATAGGCGAACATTGATTGCGTATGAGGATGAGGTGAAGGATTTGAAGTTGAGGGTTGAGAAGCTGGAAGCAATAGTGAATATCAACAGAAAAGAGAAGGCTGTTTATGAGGCTGCTATGAGAAAATTAGCAGAGACACGTAAGGCATTAGCCGAAGCTGAAGCCACGCATGCCTCTGCATCGAATGCAGTTGTtagcaaagaaaaagagaagagatgGCTTAAGTTTTAG